Proteins encoded in a region of the Hirundo rustica isolate bHirRus1 chromosome 10, bHirRus1.pri.v3, whole genome shotgun sequence genome:
- the HES1 gene encoding transcription factor HES-1: MPADLMEKSSASPVAATPASVNATPDKPKTAAEHRKSSKPIMEKRRRARINESLGQLKTLILDALKKDSSRHSKLEKADILEMTVKHLRSLQRAQMTAALSTDPTVLGKYRAGFSECMNEVTRFLSTCEGVNTEVRTRLLGHLASCMTQINTMNYPAPPPPPPLPPAAAFGPPLVPPGSGVGPLPGMPCKPGADAAKVYGGFQLLPASDGQFAFLIPSTAFAPGGAVLPLYGGPPTAATAASPPGPPPGTADSVWRPW, encoded by the exons ATGCCGGCCGACCTGATGGAGAAGAGCAGCGCCTCGCCGGTGGCCGCCACCCCCGCCAGCGTCAATGCGACGCCCGACAAGCCGAAGACGGCGGCGGAGCACCGCAAG TCCTCCAAGCCTATCATGGAGAAGCGGCGGCGAGCGCGCATCAATGAAAGCCTAGGGCAGCTGAAGACGCTCATCCTGGACGCGCTGAAGAAGGAT AGCTCCCGGCATTCCAAGCTGGAGAAGGCCGACATTCTGGAGATGACCGTCAAGCACCTGCGGAGCCTCCAGCGAGCCCAGATGACTG ctgccctgagcacagACCCCACAGTACTGGGCAAGTACCGAGCCGGCTTCAGCGAGTGCATGAACGAGGTGACGCGGTTCCTGTCCACCTGCGAGGGCGTCAACACTGAGGTGCGCACCCGGCTCCTGGGCCACCTGGCCAGCTGCATGACTCAGATCAACACCATGAACTACCCTGCGCCGCCCCCACCGCCCCCGTTACCGCCAGCCGCAGCCTTTGGGCCTCCCCTGGTTCCTCCAGGCAGTGGCGTGGGGCCGCTCCCGGGCATGCCCTGCAAGCCAGGTGCCGATGCAGCCAAGGTGTACGGtggcttccagctgctgccgGCATCCGATGGGCAGTTTGCCTTCctcattcccagcactgcctttgctcctggtggagctgtgctgcctctgtATGGTGGCCCACCcacagctgccactgctgcctcGCCGCCAGGCCCGCCACCTGGCACAGCTGACTCAGTCTGGAGACCCTGGTGA